From Solibaculum mannosilyticum:
TGGCTTTGGGCCTGACCACCGGCATCATCGCCGCCACCATCAATACCCTGGGCACCCTGCCCGGCAAAGGAGTGGTGGGAGTGATCGCCTTTGCGGTCATCTTTGTGGCGGGCCACGCCATGAATCTGGCCATCAATATGCTGGGTGCTTACGTCCATTGCAACCGTCTGCATTATGTGGAATTTTTCAAGCAGTTTTACGAGGGCGGCGGCAAACTGTTTACCCCCTTTGCCGTCAACACACAATACATCCGTTTGAAGGAGGAACAACAAGATGATTGATATGTTAGGATTGTTTTTTGCCTTGGCCGGATCGGCCATCGCCGTGATTTTAGCCGGCATCGGATCGGCCAAGGGCGTCGGCATGGTGGCCGAAGCGTCGGCCGGCGTGGTGGTGGAGGACGCCTCCAAATTCACAAAGCTGCTGATTTTACAGGTGCTGCCCGGTACACAGGGCCTGTACGGATTCGTGGTATCCATCATGATCCTTCTGAACCTCAACGCTGAAATGTCTTTCCTCACGGGACTTCTCTATTTTATCGCCGCACTGCCCATCGCATTCGGCGGACTGTTCTCGGCCATCGCCCAGGCGCGTGTGGCCACCTCAGGCGTCAACATCATCGCCAAAAAGCCCAATGAATCGGGCAAGGCCATCACCTCGGCGGCGTTGGTGGAATTCTATGCGCTGCTGTCCTTCATCATTTCCATCTTGGCTGTGGTCAACATCCCGGGTTACGGCGTATAACCGGCCTGTTGCCTCGGAAAGGGAGGATTGTATGAACGGGCTGGATAGCATTGTCAACAAGATTTTAGAAGAAGCCAAGGGAGAGGCCGACGCCATATTGGCCGACGCCCAAAAACAAGCCGATGAGATGTTAGGGGAGGCCGATCAAGAGGCGCAAAGACAGGCGGCCCAGAGATGGGAATCGGCTGAGAAAAAAGCTGAATCCATCCGAGCTGCAAAGGTGTCGGCCGCCCATTTAAGTGGACGGGAACGTATCCTGGCCGCCAAAGGTCAGGCCATCGACCAGATTTTAAATGAGGCCAGACACAGCCTGATGTCCTTGCCGGAGGGGCAGTATTTCGCCATGCTGAAAAAGCTGATCCTGGCCCATGTACGGCCGGGAGAAGGGGAGATGCTGCTGTCCCAGGAGGATAAGGACCGTCTGCCCAAGCGCTTTTTGAAGGAAGTGAACGCCGAGATCGAAGGAGGGAACTTGTCCCTCAGCGAAGAGACGGCCGAACTTGGCGGCGGCGTGATCCTGCGGTACGGCGGCGTGGAGGAAAACTGCTCTTTGGACGCCCTGTTCCGGGACCGCCGCGAGACGTTGCAGGACCGTGTGGCTCAGGTGCTGTTCCACGTATAACCCGCGGCCCGAAGGAGTGAATGCGCTTTGGCGATAAAAGATACCAATTATGTATATGCTGTGGCCAACATCCGGGTCAAGGAGATGGGTCTCTTAACCCGGTCGGATGTGGACGCCATGCTGGCCGCTCCCACGTTGGAGGACGCCGTCCGCCTTCTGGAGGATAAGGGCTGGCAGGGGGCCGACCGTCTGGAACCCTGGCAGTTTGAGACCATTCTGACCAATGAACTACAGGACGCCTGGGAGTACGTCCGAGGTCTGTCTCCCCAGCCGGAAGTGTTTGACCTGTTATTGTACCCCAACGATTTTCACAATCTCAAGGCCTGCATCAAGGGAGCCTATGCCAATGTCCCGGTAGACGGGCTATTCCTACAGCCGTCGGTGCTGGATCCGGAGGAGATGAACCGATGCATTCAAAAGGGGGAGCGGGACA
This genomic window contains:
- a CDS encoding V-type ATP synthase subunit E, coding for MNGLDSIVNKILEEAKGEADAILADAQKQADEMLGEADQEAQRQAAQRWESAEKKAESIRAAKVSAAHLSGRERILAAKGQAIDQILNEARHSLMSLPEGQYFAMLKKLILAHVRPGEGEMLLSQEDKDRLPKRFLKEVNAEIEGGNLSLSEETAELGGGVILRYGGVEENCSLDALFRDRRETLQDRVAQVLFHV
- a CDS encoding V-type ATP synthase subunit K, producing the protein MIDMLGLFFALAGSAIAVILAGIGSAKGVGMVAEASAGVVVEDASKFTKLLILQVLPGTQGLYGFVVSIMILLNLNAEMSFLTGLLYFIAALPIAFGGLFSAIAQARVATSGVNIIAKKPNESGKAITSAALVEFYALLSFIISILAVVNIPGYGV